In Arthrobacter sp. QXT-31, one genomic interval encodes:
- the gyrB gene encoding DNA topoisomerase (ATP-hydrolyzing) subunit B has product MANDNADIEAVEPATEDARNTGDPAETATPREYGASDITVLEGLEAVRKRPGMYIGSTGLRGLHHLVYEVVDNSVDEALAGYCTHIEIVLQADGGVKVSDDGRGIPVDIHPTEGKPTVEVVMTILHAGGKFGGGGYAVSGGLHGVGISVVNALSTRVNTEVRRQGHVWRMSFADGGKPQGALVQGEETADTGTTQTFYPDPSIFESVEFDFETLRARFQQMAFLNKGLRITLTDERQAAAGTDEAGDLDLDGVLTEGEVLAEHRTVVYQYNEGLLDYVKHLNSSKKVDVVHEDVIAFETEDTERHIAVEMALQWTTAYSESVHTYANTINTHEGGTHEEGFRAAMTSLINRYAREKSIIKEKEENLTGDDIREGLTAVISVKLSEPQFEGQTKTKLGNSEVKGFVQRVVTDQLGDWLERNPGPARDVIRKAISAAQARMAARKARDNARRKSPLESFGMPGKLSDCSSKDPSKCEVYLVEGDSAGGSAKRGRNPETQAILPLRGKILNVERARLDKALGNNEVQSMITAFGTGIGEDFDLSKLRYHKIVLMADADVDGQHITTLLMTLLFRYMRPLIENGYVYLAQPPLYRIKWSNAPHDYVFSDRERDAVLVSGQAAGRRIPKENGIQRYKGLGEMDYTELWDTTMDPDRRTLLQVTMEDAAAADQIFAVLMGEDVESRRNFIQQNAKDVRFLDI; this is encoded by the coding sequence GTGGCTAACGACAATGCAGACATCGAGGCAGTGGAGCCCGCAACGGAGGACGCCCGGAACACCGGCGACCCGGCTGAGACTGCCACACCCCGGGAGTACGGCGCCAGCGACATTACCGTACTTGAGGGCCTCGAGGCGGTACGGAAACGGCCCGGCATGTACATCGGCTCCACCGGACTGCGCGGCCTGCACCACCTGGTGTACGAAGTGGTGGACAACTCCGTTGACGAGGCCCTGGCCGGTTACTGCACCCACATCGAGATTGTGCTGCAGGCCGACGGCGGCGTAAAGGTATCGGACGACGGCCGAGGCATCCCCGTGGACATCCACCCCACCGAGGGCAAGCCCACGGTCGAGGTTGTCATGACCATCCTGCACGCCGGCGGCAAGTTCGGCGGCGGCGGCTACGCCGTGTCCGGCGGCCTCCACGGTGTGGGCATCTCCGTGGTCAACGCGCTCTCCACCCGGGTGAATACCGAGGTCCGCAGGCAGGGCCACGTCTGGCGGATGTCCTTTGCCGACGGCGGCAAGCCCCAGGGCGCGCTGGTCCAGGGCGAGGAAACCGCCGACACGGGAACAACCCAGACCTTCTACCCGGATCCGAGCATCTTCGAATCCGTGGAATTCGACTTCGAGACGCTCCGCGCCCGCTTCCAGCAGATGGCCTTCCTCAACAAGGGCCTGCGCATCACCCTGACCGACGAGCGCCAGGCGGCTGCCGGCACCGACGAAGCCGGCGACCTTGACCTGGACGGCGTGCTGACCGAGGGCGAGGTCCTCGCCGAGCACCGCACCGTGGTCTACCAGTACAACGAGGGCCTGCTCGACTACGTCAAGCACCTGAACTCGAGCAAGAAGGTGGACGTGGTCCACGAGGACGTCATCGCCTTCGAAACCGAGGACACCGAGCGGCACATCGCCGTCGAGATGGCACTGCAGTGGACCACGGCCTACTCCGAAAGCGTCCACACTTACGCGAACACCATCAACACCCACGAAGGCGGCACCCACGAAGAGGGCTTCCGCGCCGCGATGACCTCGCTCATCAACCGCTATGCGCGGGAGAAGAGCATCATCAAGGAAAAGGAAGAGAACCTCACGGGTGACGACATCCGTGAAGGCCTGACAGCCGTTATCTCCGTGAAGCTGTCCGAACCGCAGTTCGAGGGCCAGACCAAGACCAAGCTGGGCAACTCCGAGGTCAAGGGCTTTGTCCAGCGGGTGGTGACCGACCAGCTGGGCGACTGGCTGGAACGCAACCCCGGCCCGGCCAGGGACGTGATCCGCAAGGCGATTTCCGCGGCCCAGGCACGCATGGCTGCCCGCAAGGCCCGCGACAATGCCCGCCGGAAGAGCCCCCTGGAGTCCTTCGGCATGCCCGGCAAGCTCTCCGACTGCTCCTCGAAGGATCCCTCGAAGTGCGAGGTCTACCTGGTGGAGGGTGACTCGGCAGGCGGATCGGCCAAGCGCGGACGCAATCCGGAAACGCAGGCCATCCTGCCGCTGCGCGGCAAGATCCTCAATGTGGAACGGGCGCGCCTGGACAAGGCGCTGGGCAACAACGAGGTCCAGTCCATGATTACCGCGTTTGGCACAGGCATCGGCGAGGACTTCGACCTCAGCAAACTGCGGTACCACAAGATCGTGCTGATGGCTGATGCCGACGTGGACGGCCAGCACATCACCACGCTGCTGATGACCCTGCTGTTCCGCTACATGCGCCCGCTGATCGAGAACGGCTACGTGTATCTGGCACAGCCGCCGCTGTACCGGATCAAGTGGTCCAACGCTCCGCACGACTATGTGTTCAGCGACCGTGAGCGTGACGCGGTCCTGGTTTCCGGCCAGGCAGCAGGCCGCCGCATTCCGAAGGAAAACGGCATCCAGCGCTACAAGGGCCTGGGCGAGATGGACTACACGGAGCTCTGGGACACCACCATGGACCCGGACCGCCGCACCCTCCTGCAGGTGACCATGGAGGACGCAGCAGCCGCCGACCAGATCTTCGCCGTGCTGATGGGCGAAGACGTCGAATCGCGCCGCAACTTCATCCAGCAGAACGCCAAGGACGTCAGGTTCCTCGATATCTAG
- a CDS encoding DUF721 domain-containing protein translates to MNRDKDGGLQPGRDPDEIDAAQAALNRMREAAAARGEVRRKAAPTGANQKPRTAAQGTRGFSQFHSTGRDPLGLGKVVGRLVAERGWTSPVAVGSVMAEWPALVGPEIAAHCTPESFTDTTLHVRCDSTAWATQLRLLSMSLLEKFRTELGDGVVTSIQVLGPAAPNWRKGGRSVNGRGPRDTYG, encoded by the coding sequence ATGAACAGGGATAAGGACGGCGGCCTGCAGCCGGGCCGGGATCCCGACGAAATCGATGCTGCCCAGGCGGCGCTCAACAGGATGCGGGAGGCGGCGGCCGCCCGCGGTGAAGTCCGCCGCAAAGCAGCGCCGACAGGCGCCAACCAAAAACCCCGCACCGCAGCACAGGGAACGCGTGGCTTCAGCCAGTTCCACTCCACGGGCCGCGACCCCCTTGGGCTGGGCAAAGTCGTCGGCCGGCTGGTCGCCGAGCGAGGCTGGACCTCGCCGGTGGCCGTGGGCTCGGTCATGGCAGAGTGGCCGGCCCTGGTGGGACCGGAAATCGCTGCCCACTGCACGCCGGAAAGCTTTACCGACACCACCCTCCATGTGCGGTGCGACTCCACGGCCTGGGCCACCCAGCTCCGGCTGCTCAGCATGAGCCTGCTCGAGAAGTTCCGCACCGAACTCGGCGACGGGGTGGTCACCAGCATCCAGGTGCTCGGCCCGGCCGCACCGAACTGGCGCAAGGGCGGCCGTTCCGTCAACGGGCGGGGGCCCCGGGACACGTACGGATAG
- the recF gene encoding DNA replication/repair protein RecF (All proteins in this family for which functions are known are DNA-binding proteins that assist the filamentation of RecA onto DNA for the initiation of recombination or recombinational repair.), with the protein MYLEHLSLTDFRSYAQVDLRFEPGVTVLVGSNGIGKTNLMEAIGYLATLSSHRVSTDGPLLRFGTERALIRAKLVRGEQSTILELEINGGRANRGRINRSNPVRARDLLGICHTVLFAPEDLALVKGDPSNRRRFLDELLVSLVPRHAATRSDYERVLKQRNALLKSARAGKFTAGHEATLDVWDQHMARAGAELLHARLELVERLRPHLNSAYAQLTDGSKAADAVYRSTLQNMMDDDGEPASASTSPSAPGNSAEDLRLLSVDELAERYIQAFAASRRRELERGISLVGPHRDELDLVLGQAPAKGYASHGETWSMCLSLRLASYYVMLDDARTGGSAPILILDDVFAELDVQRRRKLAAIVAGAEQVLVTAAVDADIPDELAGRRVKVIPGGIDEQG; encoded by the coding sequence GTGTACCTAGAACACCTGTCCCTGACCGATTTCCGCAGCTACGCCCAGGTGGATCTCCGGTTTGAACCGGGCGTCACGGTCCTGGTCGGCTCCAACGGAATCGGCAAGACCAACCTGATGGAGGCCATCGGCTACCTGGCCACGCTCAGCTCGCACCGGGTCAGCACCGACGGCCCTTTGCTCCGCTTCGGAACCGAACGGGCGCTGATCCGGGCAAAGCTGGTACGCGGCGAACAGTCCACCATCCTGGAGCTGGAAATCAACGGTGGCCGGGCCAACCGCGGACGCATCAACCGCAGCAACCCCGTCCGTGCGCGCGACCTGCTGGGCATCTGCCACACCGTCCTGTTCGCTCCGGAGGACCTGGCCCTGGTCAAGGGCGATCCGTCGAACCGCCGCCGGTTCCTGGACGAGCTCCTGGTGAGCCTGGTTCCCCGGCATGCCGCAACCCGCAGCGACTACGAGCGCGTACTCAAACAGCGCAACGCACTGCTGAAGTCGGCACGCGCCGGCAAATTCACCGCCGGCCATGAAGCCACCCTCGATGTCTGGGACCAGCACATGGCGCGCGCCGGTGCTGAGCTGCTCCACGCCAGGCTTGAACTCGTTGAGCGGCTCCGGCCGCACCTGAACAGTGCGTATGCCCAGCTCACTGACGGTTCGAAGGCCGCGGACGCGGTCTACCGCTCAACCCTGCAGAACATGATGGACGACGACGGCGAGCCGGCCAGCGCTTCCACATCACCCTCGGCGCCGGGAAATTCCGCGGAGGACCTCCGCTTGCTGTCCGTTGATGAGCTCGCCGAACGCTATATCCAGGCCTTCGCGGCGTCCCGCCGCAGGGAACTCGAACGGGGGATCTCACTGGTTGGCCCGCACCGGGATGAACTGGACCTCGTGCTTGGGCAGGCCCCGGCCAAGGGCTATGCCTCCCACGGCGAAACCTGGTCCATGTGCCTGTCCCTCCGGCTGGCGTCCTACTACGTCATGCTCGACGACGCCCGCACCGGCGGCTCCGCACCGATCCTTATCCTGGACGACGTTTTCGCCGAACTCGATGTCCAGCGGCGGCGTAAACTGGCCGCAATAGTTGCCGGCGCCGAGCAGGTCCTGGTGACAGCCGCCGTCGACGCCGATATTCCTGACGAGCTGGCGGGCCGGCGGGTGAAGGTCATCCCGGGAGGAATCGATGAACAGGGATAA
- the gnd gene encoding phosphogluconate dehydrogenase (NAD(+)-dependent, decarboxylating), whose protein sequence is MHIGLIGLGKMGFNMRERLRNGGIEVTGFDRNPEVTDVASTDELIAALPAPRLIWVMVPAGEITDAVITELGTKLQPGDMVIDGGNSRFTEDQKHAAVLAEKGIRFADCGVSGGVWGLQNGYGLMAGGDPADIERALPVFDALRPEGDREDSFVHVGGVGAGHYAKMVHNGIEYGLMQAYAEGYQLLASKDIISDLPGTFRAWQKGTVVRSWLLDLLVKALEEDPGLQNIDDYVEDSGEGRWTVEEAIANAIPAPAITAALFARFESREDSSPAMKMVSALRHQFGGHATRPAK, encoded by the coding sequence ATGCATATCGGACTGATCGGCCTTGGAAAAATGGGTTTCAACATGCGCGAACGGCTGCGCAACGGCGGGATCGAGGTCACCGGCTTCGACCGCAACCCGGAGGTTACCGATGTGGCCTCCACGGATGAGCTCATCGCCGCCCTTCCTGCGCCACGCCTCATCTGGGTCATGGTTCCGGCCGGAGAAATCACCGACGCCGTCATCACCGAGCTCGGTACAAAGCTGCAGCCGGGCGACATGGTGATCGATGGCGGAAACTCCCGCTTCACCGAGGACCAGAAGCACGCCGCAGTTCTGGCCGAAAAGGGAATCCGCTTCGCCGACTGCGGCGTCTCCGGCGGAGTCTGGGGCCTGCAGAACGGCTACGGCCTCATGGCCGGAGGCGACCCCGCGGACATCGAACGCGCGCTTCCCGTCTTTGACGCACTCCGTCCCGAAGGCGACCGCGAGGACAGCTTCGTCCACGTGGGCGGGGTGGGCGCAGGCCACTACGCCAAGATGGTGCACAACGGCATCGAGTACGGCCTGATGCAGGCCTACGCCGAGGGCTACCAGCTCCTCGCTTCCAAGGACATCATCAGCGATCTTCCCGGCACGTTCCGCGCCTGGCAAAAAGGCACGGTGGTCCGGTCCTGGCTGCTCGACCTGCTGGTCAAGGCACTGGAAGAGGATCCGGGACTGCAGAACATCGACGACTACGTCGAGGACTCGGGCGAAGGCAGGTGGACTGTGGAAGAAGCCATTGCCAACGCCATTCCCGCACCGGCGATCACGGCCGCGCTGTTCGCCCGCTTTGAGTCCCGCGAGGACAGCTCCCCCGCGATGAAGATGGTGTCCGCCCTCCGGCACCAGTTCGGCGGGCACGCCACCCGTCCGGCCAAGTGA
- the dnaN gene encoding DNA polymerase III subunit beta: protein MKFRVERDVLAEAVTWTARSLSPRPPVPVLSGLLLKAESGTVSLSSFDYETSARLEIPADIRDEGTILVSGRLLADICRSLPSAPVDIETDGNKVTLTCRRSSFHLATMPEAEYPPLPALPTITGTVAGDAFAQAVSQVIIAASKDDTLPILTGVRMEIEDDLITLLATDRYRLAMREVPWKPVTPGISTSALVKAKTLNEVAKTLGGSGDINLAIADDESRLIGFESGGRTTTSLLVDGDYPKIRSLFPDSTPIHATVQTQELVEAVRRVSLVAERNTPVRLAFTQGQLHLDAGTGEDAQASEELEAQLSGDDITVAFNPHYLVEGLSVIETKFVRFSFTTAPKPAMITAQNDVDGEDQDDYRYLVMPVRLPN from the coding sequence GTGAAGTTCAGAGTCGAACGGGACGTCCTGGCAGAAGCCGTCACATGGACAGCCCGGTCGTTGTCTCCGCGGCCGCCCGTACCGGTGCTCTCCGGCCTCCTTCTCAAGGCCGAATCCGGGACCGTCAGCCTGTCCAGCTTTGACTACGAGACCTCAGCAAGGCTTGAGATTCCCGCCGACATCCGGGACGAAGGCACCATTCTGGTCTCAGGCCGGCTCCTGGCCGACATTTGCCGCAGCCTGCCCTCAGCACCGGTGGACATCGAAACCGACGGCAACAAAGTGACCCTCACCTGCCGCCGAAGCAGCTTCCACCTCGCCACCATGCCCGAGGCCGAGTATCCGCCGCTGCCTGCGCTGCCCACCATCACCGGAACTGTCGCCGGCGATGCATTTGCCCAGGCTGTGTCCCAGGTGATCATCGCGGCCAGCAAGGACGACACCCTTCCCATCCTCACCGGTGTGCGGATGGAAATCGAGGACGACCTCATCACCCTCCTGGCCACTGACCGATACCGGCTCGCCATGCGGGAAGTTCCGTGGAAGCCGGTCACCCCCGGGATCTCCACCAGTGCCCTGGTCAAGGCCAAGACACTCAACGAAGTTGCCAAAACTTTGGGCGGCAGCGGTGACATCAACCTGGCCATCGCCGACGACGAAAGCCGGCTGATCGGCTTCGAAAGCGGCGGCCGCACCACCACATCACTGCTGGTCGACGGCGACTACCCCAAGATCCGCTCGCTGTTCCCGGATTCCACCCCGATTCACGCCACCGTGCAGACCCAGGAACTTGTGGAAGCCGTCCGCCGTGTCTCCCTGGTGGCGGAACGCAACACCCCGGTCCGGCTCGCGTTCACCCAGGGCCAACTGCACCTCGACGCCGGCACCGGCGAGGACGCCCAGGCCTCCGAAGAGCTCGAGGCCCAGCTCTCCGGCGATGACATCACGGTTGCGTTCAACCCGCACTACCTGGTTGAAGGCCTCAGCGTGATTGAAACCAAGTTTGTGCGCTTCTCCTTCACCACTGCACCGAAGCCTGCCATGATTACCGCGCAGAACGACGTCGACGGCGAAGACCAGGACGACTACCGCTACCTCGTCATGCCGGTGCGCCTGCCCAACTAA
- the dnaA gene encoding chromosomal replication initiator protein DnaA, whose amino-acid sequence MTVDEANHANTVGSSWRRVVNLLEQDDRVSPRQRGFVILAQAQGLIGSTLLVAVPNELTREVLQTQVKDALDDALRNVFSDDIRCAIDVDTDLVPIHEEPEPAVELSLANDPSIEQKPQPMLPSTSHEFGRLNPKYVFDTFVIGSSNRFAHAAAVAVAEAPAKAYNPLFIYGDSGLGKTHLLHAIGHYARRLYSGIRVRYVNSEEFTNDFINSIRDDEGASFKTTYRNVDVLLIDDIQFLAGKDRTLEEFFHTFNSLHNNNKQVVITSDQPPKLLAGFEDRMKSRFEWGLLTDIQPPELETRIAILRKKALSEGLSAPDDALEYIASKIASNIRELEGALIRVTAFASLNRQPVDVALAEMVLKDLITDDGAQEITSSQILQQTADYFKLSMEELCSKSRTRTLVTARQIAMYLCRELTDMSLPKIGQELGGRDHTTVIHADRKIRELMAERRVIYNQVTELTNRIKQQQRDS is encoded by the coding sequence ATGACAGTAGACGAAGCCAACCACGCCAACACTGTCGGAAGTTCCTGGCGGCGCGTGGTGAACCTTCTCGAACAGGACGATCGCGTTTCGCCCCGTCAACGCGGCTTTGTCATCCTCGCGCAGGCCCAGGGCCTCATCGGTTCCACCCTTCTGGTAGCTGTCCCCAACGAGCTGACCCGGGAAGTGCTGCAGACCCAGGTCAAGGACGCCCTCGACGATGCGCTCCGCAATGTCTTCTCGGACGACATCCGCTGCGCGATCGACGTCGACACGGATCTGGTGCCCATCCATGAGGAGCCCGAACCCGCCGTCGAGCTTTCCCTCGCCAACGACCCGTCCATCGAGCAGAAGCCGCAGCCCATGCTGCCGAGCACCTCGCATGAATTCGGCCGGCTCAATCCCAAGTACGTTTTCGATACCTTCGTGATCGGCTCATCCAACCGGTTCGCCCATGCCGCAGCCGTCGCTGTGGCAGAAGCCCCCGCGAAGGCCTACAACCCGCTGTTCATCTACGGCGACTCAGGTCTTGGCAAAACCCACCTGCTGCACGCCATCGGCCACTACGCCAGGCGCCTCTACAGCGGCATCCGCGTCCGGTACGTCAACTCCGAGGAATTCACCAACGACTTCATCAACTCGATCCGCGACGACGAAGGCGCCAGCTTCAAAACGACGTACCGCAACGTGGATGTCCTGCTGATCGACGACATCCAGTTCCTGGCCGGCAAGGACCGGACCCTGGAGGAGTTCTTCCACACGTTCAACTCGCTGCACAACAACAACAAGCAGGTGGTCATCACCTCGGACCAGCCGCCCAAGCTGCTGGCAGGCTTCGAGGACCGGATGAAGTCGCGCTTCGAGTGGGGCCTGCTGACGGACATCCAGCCGCCCGAACTGGAAACCCGCATCGCCATCCTCCGGAAGAAGGCCCTCAGCGAAGGGCTCTCCGCCCCGGACGACGCACTGGAGTACATCGCTTCCAAGATCGCCAGCAACATCCGCGAACTCGAAGGCGCGCTCATCCGCGTCACCGCGTTCGCCAGCCTCAACCGCCAGCCGGTGGACGTGGCCCTCGCGGAGATGGTGCTCAAGGACCTCATCACCGACGACGGCGCCCAGGAAATCACGTCGAGCCAGATCCTGCAGCAGACCGCGGACTACTTCAAGCTCAGCATGGAGGAGCTCTGCAGCAAGTCCCGGACCCGCACGCTGGTGACCGCCCGGCAGATCGCCATGTACCTCTGCCGTGAGCTGACGGACATGTCGCTTCCCAAGATCGGCCAGGAACTCGGCGGCCGCGACCACACCACCGTGATCCACGCAGACCGCAAGATCCGTGAACTCATGGCGGAACGTCGTGTGATTTACAACCAGGTCACCGAGCTCACCAACCGGATAAAGCAGCAGCAGCGCGACTCCTGA